A genome region from Natronosalvus rutilus includes the following:
- a CDS encoding 50S ribosomal protein L15e, producing MARSFYSHIKEAWKNPGDGKLGELQWQRKQEWRKEGAIERIERPTRLDKARELGYKAKQGIVVTRVAVRKGNARKQRHKAGRRTKRQGVNRIGRRKNIQRIGEERVSRKYPNLRVLASYWVGEDGGQKWFEVILVDPNHPAIENDDDLNWICADTHKNRAFRGLTNAGKSNRGLYNRGKGTENVRPSLNSGKRSSE from the coding sequence ATGGCACGAAGCTTCTACTCCCACATCAAGGAGGCATGGAAGAACCCGGGCGACGGCAAGCTCGGCGAACTGCAGTGGCAACGAAAACAGGAGTGGCGCAAAGAGGGCGCCATCGAGCGCATCGAGCGCCCGACGCGACTGGACAAGGCGCGCGAGCTCGGCTACAAGGCAAAGCAGGGCATCGTCGTGACGCGCGTCGCCGTCCGCAAGGGGAACGCGCGCAAGCAGCGACACAAGGCCGGGCGCCGGACGAAGCGCCAGGGCGTCAACCGCATCGGTCGCCGGAAGAACATCCAGCGCATCGGTGAAGAGCGCGTCTCCCGAAAGTACCCCAACCTCCGCGTCCTCGCCAGCTACTGGGTCGGTGAAGACGGCGGGCAGAAGTGGTTCGAAGTGATCCTCGTCGACCCGAACCACCCCGCCATCGAAAACGACGACGACCTCAACTGGATCTGTGCCGACACCCACAAGAACCGGGCCTTCCGCGGGCTGACCAACGCGGGCAAGTCCAACCGCGGTCTCTACAACCGCGGCAAGGGAACCGAGAACGTCCGTCCCTCGCTGAACAGCGGCAAGCGTAGCTCCGAGTAA
- a CDS encoding DUF7519 family protein, whose translation MKTDRAVAATDLRLLATAIAAVTTVGICWGAGYGLEGALAGLGALGLALGAVLAASDRLARRALGSVLITTGLLTVLGGWGLAVYEGGVGLLLVVTNTVAVLAIGAAGIDGESNRESAAWSVRDSTLSSLPVTVGVFALATGVVGRVLSGTRLTLEAVTIGSHASLLSVLALSVMATVLVACAGSALERLLPDRTSTLTVRSIVQRVRKIPTGAYYVLVIGIVVLLAPGTGDAFESTLRAMGTVGALVRFALESGGLHLALLGVSLGAGVICLGWMVASPARAWFGPVPLRTVAFATGGLVVPPVAFALASLPFVEVDPNVAVWVPFGTLLTVVLLELLVIPLASDLRDWRGWLRRLGCGSMLVATFVGSRLGLAPIGVFLAVAGAITVWDLTERSHALRTQLGPSVDSRQSELVHAMGTVVVGGIGVSLAVLAMYGIGAVTPPGQRWHALAPVTLALLAVFALVGSIAMGSGWLSTTRSRIGTGLRSQLVVTALAVILVLGAAAVVDALDALLTVVLLIGVPIAVLWLLSRLSSSDAAGDFKQPPPGGY comes from the coding sequence GTGAAGACGGATCGTGCGGTCGCAGCCACCGACCTTCGCTTGCTCGCCACGGCCATCGCAGCGGTGACGACGGTTGGTATCTGCTGGGGCGCCGGATACGGACTCGAGGGCGCGCTGGCGGGTCTGGGCGCACTCGGACTGGCTCTGGGGGCCGTACTCGCCGCTTCGGACCGACTCGCTCGTCGAGCCCTCGGCAGCGTCCTCATCACGACAGGCCTGCTCACCGTCCTCGGCGGCTGGGGTCTCGCCGTCTACGAGGGCGGTGTGGGCCTGCTCTTGGTCGTCACGAACACGGTCGCCGTCCTCGCGATCGGTGCCGCAGGAATCGACGGCGAGTCGAATCGGGAGTCGGCCGCCTGGTCGGTTCGCGACTCGACCCTCTCGTCGCTCCCCGTCACCGTCGGGGTTTTCGCCCTGGCGACCGGCGTCGTCGGACGGGTACTTTCGGGGACGAGACTGACGCTCGAGGCGGTGACGATTGGATCGCACGCGAGTCTTCTCTCCGTGCTCGCGCTGTCCGTGATGGCGACGGTGTTAGTCGCGTGTGCCGGATCCGCCCTCGAGCGACTCCTCCCGGATCGAACGTCGACGCTGACCGTTCGATCGATCGTCCAACGGGTACGGAAGATTCCGACGGGTGCCTATTACGTTCTCGTGATTGGAATCGTCGTGCTGCTGGCCCCGGGAACCGGCGACGCGTTCGAGTCGACACTGCGAGCGATGGGAACCGTCGGCGCCCTCGTCCGCTTCGCTCTGGAGAGCGGCGGCCTGCACCTCGCGCTCCTGGGCGTGTCTCTCGGCGCGGGTGTGATCTGTCTCGGCTGGATGGTCGCCTCGCCGGCGCGCGCCTGGTTCGGCCCCGTTCCGCTCCGAACGGTCGCGTTCGCCACCGGCGGTCTGGTCGTCCCGCCTGTCGCGTTCGCGCTGGCATCTCTCCCGTTCGTCGAGGTCGACCCGAACGTGGCGGTCTGGGTCCCGTTCGGCACGTTGTTGACGGTCGTCCTCCTCGAGTTGCTCGTCATTCCGCTCGCGTCGGACCTGCGTGACTGGCGAGGGTGGCTTCGACGACTCGGCTGCGGGTCGATGCTCGTCGCAACGTTCGTCGGCTCTCGACTCGGTCTCGCTCCGATTGGCGTGTTTCTCGCCGTAGCGGGCGCGATTACGGTCTGGGATCTCACCGAGCGGAGTCACGCCCTCCGTACACAGCTGGGGCCGTCGGTCGACAGCCGCCAGTCGGAACTCGTCCACGCAATGGGGACGGTCGTCGTCGGCGGAATCGGGGTTTCCCTCGCGGTACTCGCCATGTACGGAATCGGCGCCGTAACACCGCCGGGACAGCGATGGCACGCCCTCGCCCCGGTTACGCTGGCACTGCTCGCGGTGTTCGCCCTCGTCGGATCGATCGCTATGGGTTCCGGGTGGCTGTCGACGACTCGAAGTCGTATTGGAACGGGACTGCGAAGCCAACTCGTGGTCACCGCCCTCGCCGTCATCCTCGTCCTGGGGGCGGCGGCCGTCGTCGACGCACTCGACGCGTTGCTGACCGTCGTCCTGTTGATCGGGGTTCCGATCGCCGTCCTCTGGTTGCTCAGCCGGCTGTCCTCGAGCGATGCGGCTGGCGACTTCAAACAGCCACCGCCAGGTGGATATTGA
- a CDS encoding DUF58 domain-containing protein has translation MSDASTLELEVDEPRGQESDASGPETDSVSVGDSASDSAERSAPELGEAATETDGESATRTTGTVADERPISSDRWTVALGIALVAVGVGVVARDAAVFLSSVVALTYAVYGYATTPPSLQLVVKRRFEPSNPVPGESVSVTVTVANDGTDAAPDVCVADQPPTDLALDGTPRAVGSLAPGESLTFEYAVNPRRGTHVFDDVVVESRNVSGSERLRRRYEFEGEGEDEDEDEGQDQDQDDGNGTRLTWNDALERLPLAGQTIQHPGRVETDVGGEGLEFHSLRPFQPSDPMRRVDWKRLARTGELTTIEFREERATSVVVVVDARDASAVVRNSGELDGRSLSIRATEWLATTLLAENNRVGVALYGGRGDYLLPRTGRDQLARVRRLLDGEWCGSFGRPSWLAHGDQSIDRFCRHLADEKQVVFVTPLLDDDPVASVRRFRAYGHEVTVVCPGVADRPDLAGALERLEVDRRRSTLRSHGVRVVEWRPDESLHVAVDRSKRRWST, from the coding sequence GTGAGCGACGCGAGTACACTCGAACTGGAGGTCGACGAACCCCGTGGGCAGGAGTCCGACGCTTCCGGGCCCGAAACGGACAGCGTCTCCGTCGGCGATAGTGCCTCCGACAGCGCCGAACGATCGGCTCCCGAATTGGGCGAAGCCGCGACCGAAACCGACGGTGAATCGGCCACCCGGACGACGGGAACGGTCGCCGACGAGCGACCAATCTCGAGCGACCGCTGGACGGTCGCCCTCGGAATTGCCCTGGTCGCCGTCGGCGTCGGCGTGGTCGCTCGCGACGCCGCCGTGTTTCTGTCGTCGGTCGTGGCCCTAACCTACGCCGTCTACGGCTACGCGACGACCCCACCGTCGCTGCAGCTAGTCGTTAAGCGACGGTTCGAGCCGTCCAACCCCGTCCCTGGGGAGTCAGTCTCGGTTACCGTCACGGTCGCCAACGACGGAACCGACGCCGCGCCGGACGTATGCGTGGCCGACCAACCGCCGACGGATCTCGCTCTCGACGGGACGCCCAGGGCGGTCGGCAGTCTGGCACCTGGCGAATCTCTCACGTTCGAGTACGCCGTCAATCCGAGACGCGGCACGCACGTCTTCGACGACGTCGTCGTCGAGAGCCGGAACGTGAGCGGGAGCGAACGGCTGCGGAGGCGGTACGAGTTCGAAGGCGAGGGCGAGGACGAAGACGAAGATGAAGGCCAGGATCAGGACCAGGACGACGGCAACGGGACTCGCCTGACGTGGAACGACGCCCTCGAGCGCCTCCCGCTCGCGGGGCAGACGATCCAGCACCCCGGTCGGGTGGAGACCGACGTCGGAGGCGAAGGACTGGAGTTTCACTCGCTTCGCCCCTTCCAGCCGAGCGATCCGATGCGTCGAGTCGACTGGAAACGGCTCGCGCGAACCGGCGAGTTGACGACCATCGAGTTCCGCGAGGAGCGGGCCACGTCGGTCGTCGTGGTCGTCGACGCGCGAGACGCGAGTGCGGTCGTCCGAAACTCGGGCGAACTCGACGGCCGGTCGCTCTCGATCCGCGCAACCGAGTGGCTGGCGACGACGTTACTGGCCGAAAACAACCGCGTCGGGGTCGCCCTCTACGGCGGCCGCGGCGACTACCTGCTCCCGCGAACCGGGCGCGACCAGTTGGCTCGAGTCCGTCGGCTACTCGACGGGGAGTGGTGTGGTTCGTTCGGCCGCCCGTCGTGGCTCGCTCACGGGGATCAATCGATAGATCGGTTCTGCCGACACCTGGCCGACGAGAAACAGGTGGTCTTCGTCACGCCCTTACTCGACGACGACCCCGTCGCCTCCGTTCGTCGATTCCGCGCCTACGGGCACGAGGTGACCGTCGTCTGTCCGGGGGTAGCCGACCGACCCGACCTCGCCGGCGCCCTCGAGCGCCTCGAGGTCGACCGTCGGCGATCGACGCTCCGGAGTCACGGCGTTCGCGTCGTCGAGTGGCGCCCGGACGAGTCCCTCCACGTCGCGGTCGATCGGAGTAAACGGCGGTGGTCGACGTGA
- a CDS encoding DUF7269 family protein, with protein sequence MKRTILIALGAGALLATLLATTGVVVLPPASAAIARDVVVLGGGGVAIVLGAMVLVSTVAGAGAHSRLGGPTDDSVSVDRIGDDVEHALERQSLGDDRAERVRRRRARNRVRIAVTDAVMTTLIDSGYDAEEARELVRSGTWTDDPRAAAYLSDAVTLSNRTRLQDWLVGRREQRQAQAAVTELVALRESPLEGRFDESMAGIGSDALEDRELDREEPGRQRRRARS encoded by the coding sequence GTGAAACGAACGATCCTGATCGCACTCGGGGCGGGCGCTCTGCTGGCGACGCTCCTGGCCACCACCGGTGTGGTAGTGCTCCCTCCGGCGAGCGCGGCCATCGCTCGAGACGTGGTCGTACTCGGGGGCGGTGGCGTCGCGATCGTCCTGGGCGCGATGGTGCTCGTCTCGACGGTAGCCGGTGCCGGGGCACACTCGAGGCTCGGAGGCCCAACCGACGACAGTGTCTCGGTCGACCGAATCGGCGACGACGTCGAGCACGCTCTCGAGCGACAGTCGCTCGGCGATGATCGCGCCGAACGCGTTCGACGACGACGAGCACGGAACCGAGTGCGCATCGCCGTTACCGACGCGGTGATGACGACGCTGATCGACAGCGGCTACGACGCGGAGGAAGCGCGTGAATTGGTTCGATCGGGGACGTGGACGGACGATCCGCGAGCGGCCGCCTATCTTTCGGACGCAGTCACGCTGTCGAACCGGACGCGATTGCAGGACTGGCTCGTCGGTCGGCGCGAGCAACGACAGGCTCAGGCAGCCGTAACGGAACTCGTGGCGCTTCGGGAGTCGCCTCTCGAGGGCCGTTTCGACGAATCGATGGCAGGGATCGGCTCTGACGCACTCGAGGATCGTGAACTCGACCGCGAGGAACCGGGCCGACAGCGGAGGCGAGCGAGATCGTGA
- a CDS encoding DUF4129 domain-containing protein, which yields MGYDRHNAALVACCVLAVLAAAAFLPAAGYGDYPDQDAVSDDHYRESGPQTDGGDGLSDPDGDAMDPDGNESDGSDSSDHPDDSDDSDDGAEPDDSDGEPNDSDDENESTADGAEPEDGASSGGADLLRAAVVALASLIVVGPIVLLWRGTHPDRAPGNVDADVSLPDGFLPRLRFRLKRIPQVTMAATIGVTRVTPAIVDGFVRTGRAVESTLGMAGRGLGRGLGSAVVSLPTGIAGALGSLGRRSRSFSLSGGIASLFDGFSLSRRAAGSWSQSTATQDDDRRTTDDAETEDDPGPQTVEEAWAALTGLVSRRRDRSKTPGEYASAAVDAGFPESAVSTLTETFREVRYGNYPATDARVRRARAAYEQIVSRHDGADGERE from the coding sequence GTGGGATACGACCGCCACAACGCCGCCCTCGTCGCCTGTTGTGTCCTCGCAGTCCTCGCCGCCGCCGCGTTCCTCCCCGCGGCCGGCTACGGCGACTACCCCGACCAGGACGCCGTGAGCGACGACCACTACCGCGAGTCCGGACCCCAGACGGACGGCGGGGACGGTTTGAGCGACCCGGACGGAGACGCGATGGACCCGGATGGTAACGAAAGCGACGGCTCCGACTCGAGTGACCATCCGGACGACTCGGACGACTCGGACGACGGCGCCGAACCCGACGACTCGGACGGGGAACCGAACGATTCGGACGACGAAAACGAATCGACCGCAGATGGGGCCGAACCCGAAGACGGCGCCTCGAGCGGTGGCGCCGACCTCCTTCGAGCCGCTGTCGTCGCGCTCGCCAGCCTGATCGTCGTCGGCCCGATAGTCCTGCTCTGGCGAGGAACACACCCTGATCGGGCCCCTGGAAACGTAGACGCCGACGTGTCCCTTCCGGACGGATTCCTCCCTCGCCTGCGGTTTCGTCTCAAGCGGATCCCGCAGGTGACGATGGCGGCGACGATCGGAGTTACGCGCGTGACGCCGGCCATCGTCGACGGCTTCGTTCGAACCGGACGCGCCGTCGAGTCGACACTCGGAATGGCCGGTCGCGGCCTGGGCCGCGGACTCGGGTCCGCGGTCGTCTCGCTTCCGACGGGAATCGCTGGTGCGCTGGGTTCGCTCGGGAGACGTTCCCGCTCGTTCTCCCTCTCCGGAGGCATCGCGTCGCTCTTCGACGGCTTCAGCCTGTCTCGTCGAGCGGCCGGTTCCTGGTCGCAGTCGACGGCCACTCAAGACGACGATCGCCGAACGACCGACGACGCCGAGACCGAAGACGATCCTGGACCCCAGACGGTCGAGGAAGCCTGGGCCGCACTGACCGGACTCGTCTCACGGAGACGAGACCGGTCGAAGACACCGGGCGAGTACGCGAGTGCCGCGGTCGACGCGGGCTTTCCGGAGTCGGCCGTCTCGACGCTCACCGAGACATTTCGAGAGGTTCGGTACGGAAACTATCCGGCAACCGACGCTCGCGTCCGTCGTGCGCGAGCGGCCTACGAGCAAATCGTTTCGAGACACGACGGAGCGGACGGTGAGCGAGAGTGA
- a CDS encoding M48 family metalloprotease, giving the protein MVSRDLLGRMATTLGAIVLANLVLALAFVTLLEPWLAPVFDGVGLSRGVAFALATALCLGCMLAVQLRYARLELLAEADAAVLAPEERPELTDQVTRLAAQLDVAVPTVAVADTQVANSFAVGGVRSGTIVVSEGLLGTLEPAELDAVLAHELAHLKNHDAAVMTLASFLPALIADEHVVFGDHMPRWARPYVYGGLLFVAALLGSSFIDAPVFTPSGLLQLAVALAVTVVVGGIVLGVVATAVVFLSRSLSRQREFVADRAGALATGDPATLAGVLERLDGHPSAPVEDARIEAEATSGEHYRGLEGMCLLPHGFDRSGEGATDGSGPLEVDTYAHPSTTERIARLRKLAAELESEPRVG; this is encoded by the coding sequence ATGGTCTCTCGCGACCTCCTCGGACGCATGGCGACGACGCTCGGCGCCATCGTCCTCGCCAACTTGGTGCTCGCCCTCGCTTTCGTCACGCTGCTCGAGCCCTGGCTCGCCCCCGTCTTCGACGGCGTCGGACTCTCTCGCGGCGTCGCGTTCGCTCTCGCGACCGCCCTCTGTCTAGGATGTATGCTCGCCGTCCAGTTGCGGTACGCCCGCCTGGAACTCCTCGCCGAAGCCGACGCCGCTGTGCTCGCGCCCGAGGAGCGGCCGGAACTGACCGATCAGGTCACGCGACTCGCTGCCCAACTGGACGTCGCGGTGCCAACGGTCGCCGTTGCCGACACCCAGGTGGCCAACAGCTTCGCCGTCGGCGGCGTTCGTTCGGGCACGATCGTGGTTAGCGAGGGGCTCCTCGGGACGCTCGAGCCCGCGGAACTCGACGCCGTCCTCGCCCACGAACTCGCGCACCTGAAGAACCACGACGCGGCGGTGATGACCCTCGCTTCGTTCCTCCCGGCGCTGATCGCCGACGAACACGTCGTCTTCGGGGATCACATGCCGCGGTGGGCCCGACCGTACGTCTACGGTGGACTCTTGTTCGTCGCGGCACTCCTCGGGTCGTCGTTCATCGACGCGCCCGTGTTCACCCCGAGCGGACTCCTGCAACTCGCCGTGGCTCTGGCCGTCACCGTCGTCGTCGGCGGGATCGTTCTCGGCGTCGTCGCGACTGCCGTCGTCTTCCTCAGCCGCAGCCTTTCGCGCCAGCGGGAGTTCGTCGCCGACCGTGCCGGGGCCCTCGCCACCGGCGATCCGGCAACGCTCGCGGGCGTCCTCGAGCGACTCGACGGACACCCGAGCGCCCCCGTCGAAGACGCGCGAATCGAGGCGGAGGCGACGTCCGGCGAGCACTACCGCGGTCTCGAGGGGATGTGCTTGCTTCCGCACGGTTTCGATCGGTCAGGGGAAGGAGCGACGGACGGTAGCGGCCCGCTCGAGGTGGACACCTATGCCCATCCCTCGACGACCGAGCGTATCGCACGGCTTCGAAAATTGGCTGCAGAACTGGAAAGCGAGCCGCGCGTGGGATGA
- a CDS encoding trans-sulfuration enzyme family protein encodes MEQEDRAAFETRAVTAGEEPFRVGSEAGDVTTPIHLSSTFALPGLDTDLSLEDVDPDRGEFLYSRLSNPTRHALEKRLASLEGGEHAMAFSSGTAAIFTTLLSSVEPGDHLVAGDDLYAGTRRMLESVFRDRLDVDVTFVDGGDTEAVETAVTDETVVIWMETPTNPRMTLCDVAAIAEIAESYDVLFGVDNTFASSYFQRPLELGADVVAHSTTKYLNGHSDSIGGAVVTSDDDLAEEIGFQQQVGVGDMLAPFDSYLVLRGLKTLPMRMRQHEGNAMAVAEFLESHDAVTDVYYPGLESHPQHDLAARQMEGYGGILSFELDGELEDAKRFLETLEEFTLAVSVGGVESLIELPAAMTHEPLPREEREAVGITDTLIRVSVGVESVDDLLADLESGFAALDTAPVAAND; translated from the coding sequence ATGGAACAGGAAGATCGTGCTGCGTTCGAGACCCGGGCCGTCACCGCCGGCGAGGAGCCGTTCCGCGTGGGGAGCGAGGCGGGCGACGTCACCACCCCCATCCACCTCTCCTCGACGTTCGCCCTCCCCGGACTCGACACCGATCTCAGCCTCGAGGACGTCGACCCCGACCGCGGCGAGTTCCTCTACTCTCGGCTCTCGAATCCCACTCGACACGCCCTCGAGAAACGCCTGGCGAGCCTCGAGGGTGGCGAGCACGCGATGGCCTTCTCCTCGGGTACCGCCGCAATCTTCACGACCCTGCTCTCGAGCGTCGAACCCGGCGATCACCTCGTCGCCGGCGACGACCTCTACGCTGGCACCCGACGGATGCTCGAGTCAGTCTTTCGCGACCGCCTCGACGTGGACGTGACGTTCGTCGACGGGGGCGACACGGAGGCCGTCGAGACCGCCGTCACCGACGAGACGGTCGTGATCTGGATGGAGACGCCGACGAACCCCCGGATGACCCTGTGTGACGTGGCCGCGATCGCAGAAATTGCCGAGAGCTACGACGTCTTGTTCGGAGTGGACAACACCTTCGCCAGTTCCTACTTTCAGCGCCCGCTCGAACTGGGCGCGGACGTCGTCGCCCATAGCACGACGAAGTACCTGAACGGTCACTCCGATTCCATCGGCGGCGCCGTCGTCACGAGCGACGACGACCTCGCTGAGGAAATCGGGTTCCAGCAGCAGGTCGGGGTCGGCGACATGCTCGCGCCCTTCGACAGCTACCTCGTCCTCCGGGGGCTCAAAACGCTCCCAATGCGCATGCGCCAGCACGAGGGGAACGCGATGGCCGTCGCCGAGTTTCTCGAGAGTCACGACGCCGTCACCGACGTCTACTATCCCGGCCTCGAGTCTCACCCGCAGCACGACCTCGCGGCTCGACAGATGGAGGGCTACGGCGGCATCCTCTCGTTCGAACTCGACGGCGAACTCGAGGACGCGAAACGGTTCCTCGAGACGCTCGAGGAGTTCACCCTCGCAGTCAGCGTCGGCGGCGTCGAGAGCCTGATCGAACTCCCGGCGGCGATGACCCACGAACCGCTCCCCCGGGAGGAGCGGGAAGCCGTCGGCATTACCGACACGCTGATTCGCGTGTCCGTCGGGGTCGAGTCGGTCGACGACCTGCTCGCTGACCTCGAGTCGGGATTCGCGGCGCTCGACACGGCACCCGTGGCCGCTAACGACTGA
- a CDS encoding Gfo/Idh/MocA family protein, whose translation MSLSVGVLGYRFMGRAHANALARLPMFFPEAPDVERQVLIGRDEDALADAADRLGFASTATDWADVVDEVDVFYNLGPNHVHAEPTIAALEAGTPVFCEKPLAPTLETAEEMATAAREAGVPAGAAFNYRFVPAIQYAKNLLEAGELGEIHHVRGRYLQDWLVDPAAEWSWRNDEELAGSGALGDLGSHTVDLLRFLVGNDDLAGEIERVSGHLRTFVDERPTGDGGTRPVTVDDAYSAQVEFANGTMGTLEASRFATGHKNDHTIEVHGSKGSLKFSLERLNELEVLREGNRGYETVLVTDEDDPYVDHWWPPGHVIGWEHTFVHENYEFLSAVDAGEEYEPSFEDGLAAQRVLDAVERSDERGEWVSLE comes from the coding sequence ATGAGTCTCTCCGTCGGCGTACTGGGGTATCGATTCATGGGCAGGGCGCACGCGAACGCGCTCGCACGGCTCCCGATGTTCTTCCCCGAGGCGCCGGATGTCGAGCGCCAAGTGCTGATCGGACGGGACGAGGACGCTCTCGCGGACGCCGCCGACCGCCTGGGCTTCGCGTCGACCGCCACCGACTGGGCCGATGTCGTCGACGAGGTCGACGTCTTCTACAACCTCGGGCCGAACCACGTCCACGCCGAGCCCACCATCGCCGCGCTCGAGGCCGGCACCCCCGTCTTCTGTGAGAAGCCGCTCGCTCCGACGCTCGAGACCGCCGAGGAGATGGCCACGGCCGCTCGCGAAGCCGGCGTCCCCGCCGGCGCCGCGTTCAACTACCGGTTCGTGCCAGCGATTCAGTACGCGAAGAACCTGCTCGAGGCGGGCGAACTCGGGGAGATCCACCACGTCCGCGGGCGCTACCTCCAGGACTGGCTGGTCGACCCCGCAGCCGAGTGGTCCTGGCGAAACGACGAGGAACTGGCCGGGTCGGGTGCACTCGGCGACCTGGGGTCGCACACGGTCGATCTCCTGCGTTTTCTGGTCGGAAACGACGACCTCGCGGGCGAAATCGAGCGCGTCAGCGGCCACCTCCGGACCTTCGTCGACGAGCGGCCCACCGGGGACGGGGGGACGCGGCCGGTGACTGTTGACGACGCCTACTCTGCGCAAGTCGAGTTCGCAAACGGGACGATGGGCACCCTTGAGGCCTCACGGTTCGCAACGGGGCACAAGAACGACCACACGATCGAGGTCCACGGTTCGAAGGGGAGTCTCAAATTCTCCCTCGAGCGGCTGAACGAACTCGAGGTCCTGCGCGAGGGCAACCGCGGTTACGAGACTGTGCTGGTCACCGACGAGGACGACCCCTACGTCGATCACTGGTGGCCGCCGGGGCACGTCATCGGCTGGGAGCACACCTTCGTCCACGAAAACTACGAGTTCCTCTCGGCCGTCGACGCGGGCGAGGAGTACGAACCGAGCTTCGAGGACGGACTGGCCGCCCAGCGAGTGCTCGACGCCGTCGAGCGAAGCGACGAGCGCGGCGAGTGGGTAAGTCTCGAGTAG